A portion of the Ricinus communis isolate WT05 ecotype wild-type chromosome 10, ASM1957865v1, whole genome shotgun sequence genome contains these proteins:
- the LOC8263125 gene encoding macrophage migration inhibitory factor homolog isoform X2: MPCLNLSTNVPLDGVDTSAILSEATSSVAKIIGKPEAYVMIVLKGSVPIAFGGTEEPAAYGELVSIGGLTPDTNKKLSAAIAAILETKLSVPKSRFFLKFYDTKGSNFGWNGSTF; encoded by the exons ATGCCTTGCCTCAACCTTTCCACCAACGTCCCTCTTGACGGCGTTGACACCTCCGCCATCCTCTCTGAAGCCACCTCCTCCGTCGCCAAGATTATCGGCAAGCCCGAGGCT TATGTGATGATTGTGTTGAAGGGATCAGTACCCATAGCCTTTGGTGGAACTGAAGAACCAGCAGCTTATGGTGAGTTGGTGTCCATTGGTGGCCTTACTCCTGATACAAACAAGAAACTGAGTGCTGCAATTGCTGCAATCCTTGAGACAAAGTTGTCAGTTCCCAAGTCTCGATTCTTCCTCAAGTTCTATGACACTAAG GGTTCCAACTTCGGATGGAATGGTTCGACCTTCTAA
- the LOC8263125 gene encoding macrophage migration inhibitory factor homolog isoform X1, producing the protein MPCLNLSTNVPLDGVDTSAILSEATSSVAKIIGKPEAYVMIVLKGSVPIAFGGTEEPAAYGELVSIGGLTPDTNKKLSAAIAAILETKLSVPKSRFFLKFYDTKAHQSQEYAQCLHALHQH; encoded by the exons ATGCCTTGCCTCAACCTTTCCACCAACGTCCCTCTTGACGGCGTTGACACCTCCGCCATCCTCTCTGAAGCCACCTCCTCCGTCGCCAAGATTATCGGCAAGCCCGAGGCT TATGTGATGATTGTGTTGAAGGGATCAGTACCCATAGCCTTTGGTGGAACTGAAGAACCAGCAGCTTATGGTGAGTTGGTGTCCATTGGTGGCCTTACTCCTGATACAAACAAGAAACTGAGTGCTGCAATTGCTGCAATCCTTGAGACAAAGTTGTCAGTTCCCAAGTCTCGATTCTTCCTCAAGTTCTATGACACTAAG GCCCACCAAAGCCAAGAATATGCACAGTGTTTGCACGCTTTACACCAGCATTAG
- the LOC8263126 gene encoding macrophage migration inhibitory factor homolog has product MPCLYISTNVNLDGVDTDPIFSEATKAVATIIGKPEHFVMVILKGSVGISFNGNKEPAAYAEVVSMGGINREVKRNLISTLGTVLENRLSIPRARFFLKVYDTTAGQNNTSKSKL; this is encoded by the exons ATGCCTTGTCTTTACATCTCTACTAATGTTAATCTTGACGGTGTTGACACCGATCCTATCTTCTCAGAGGCCACGAAAGCTGTTGCTACCATCATCGGCAAACCTGAACAT TTTGTGATGGTGATACTTAAGGGGTCAGTGGGCATATCATTCAATGGAAACAAAGAACCAGCTGCATATGCAGAAGTTGTGTCGATGGGTGGGATTAACAGAGAAGTGAAAAGAAATCTCATTTCTACCTTAGGCACTGTTCTTGAGAACAGGTTATCTATTCCACGAGCTCGCTTCTTCCTCAAAGTTTATGACACCACAGCTGGTCAAAACAACACCTCCAAAtccaaattataa